A stretch of the Uranotaenia lowii strain MFRU-FL chromosome 3, ASM2978415v1, whole genome shotgun sequence genome encodes the following:
- the LOC129751478 gene encoding uncharacterized protein LOC129751478 — protein sequence MGKSQPTEEKYDLAKCQVYDEKNSFAFWIVIVLLFSLALGNLCLTLTITGILKIYKGMDNIELIQGEDVVKFFGNIDFDRLYKVDGRLEGFHEEPVEITGEDEDVLLFSFCFI from the exons ATGGGG AAATCGCAACCCACCGAGGAGAAGTACGATCTGGCCAAGTGTCAGGTGTACGACGAGAAAAATTCCTTTGCCTTTTGGATCGTGATTGTGTTGCTATTTTCGTTGGCCTTGGGCAATTTGTGTCTGACGCTGACCATCACCGGGATACTGAAAATCTACAAGGGTATGGACAACATCGAGCTGATCCAGGGCGAGGATGTAGTGAAATTTTTCGGGAACATCGACTTCGATCGGCTGTACAAGGTCGATGGACGGCTCGAAGGGTTTCACGAGGAACCGGTGGAAATTACGGGTGAGGATGaggatgttttattattttcattttgtttcatataa